Part of the Streptomyces sp. NBC_01353 genome, CAGGAAGGGGATGTAGACCGAGGTCGTCATGCCCTGGCCGGCGTCCAGGATCAGGCCGAAGATCAGGTAGTAGACCATCGCGTTGAGCAGGGGGGTCGCCACCTGCCACAGCTGGCCGAGCTTCGCCTGGCTGTACTGCGCCGTCAGCTTCGCCTGGGAGAAGGCCAGGATGAAGTGGCGCCGCCCCCACAGCTGGCGGACGTACTCGAAGATGCCGGGCCGGGCACCGCTGACCGCGAGACCGTACTTGGCCGCCAGTTCGGCCGGGGTCAGGCCGTCATCGGCAGAGGGCGGGGCGCTCGTCGCGACCGCACCGTCGTGGGTTGTGTCACTCACAAGTCGAAACTTTCGTATCCAGATGCGCGGCAAGTCGGGTACCACGTTGTCACACGACGGGCGGGCGTCCCAGTCGGGTCAGCCGCCACACCGTACGCCATTTCATGGGCCGTCGCGGTCCGCAGGGAACGGCCCAGCCTTCCCGGAATCCGCCGATCCACGCCTTGAGGGCGGGGAGGGAGGGGCGCCGCGCCAGAGTCAGCAGCAGCCAGACACCGAGATAGACCGGAACGAGGGGTGCGGGGAGATTGCGCCGAGCCAGCCACACCCGGTTGCGGGCCACGTTGAAGTGGTAGGACGCGTGCCGGGAGGGGGGTGTGGTGGGGTGCAGCAGCACCATGTCGGAACGGTAGTCGATCATCCAGTCGGCGTCGAGAGCCCGCCAGGCGAGATCGGTCTCCTCGTGGGCGTAGAAGAACTCGCCCGGCAGATCGCCGACTTCGGTGAGGACCTTCGTACGGACCGCGTTGGCGCCGCCGAGGAAGGTGGTCACGCGCGAGGACCGCATCGGGTCGGCCGCGCGCAGCCGCGGGACGTGCCGGCGCTGGGTGAGACCCGTCTCGGGGTCCGCGATCCGGAAGCTGATGATGCCCAGCCGGGGATCGGCGGTGAACGCCTGGCGGACCAGTTCGGCGGTGTCCTCGTGGGCGAGCAGACCGTCGTCGTCCAGGAAGAGCAGGGCGTCGACGGGCCCGCAGGGCCCGCCGGGGCCGAAGGCCGCGATGCCGACGTTGCGGCCGCCGGGGATGCCCAGGTTCTCGGGCAGGTCGATGGTGTGGACGCCGTCGGGCACACCCGTCACGGGGGCGCCGTTGCCGACCACGACGACCTCGACCGGGTCGCCCTCCTGCTTGGCGACCGAGTCGAGGAGCGCGCGCAGATCGTCGGGGCGGTTGCCCATGGTGATGATGACGGCGCCCAGCTTCATCGGCGTACTCACGCTTGTCCTCACTTCAGCCGGCTCGACGCCAGGA contains:
- a CDS encoding glycosyltransferase, whose protein sequence is MKLGAVIITMGNRPDDLRALLDSVAKQEGDPVEVVVVGNGAPVTGVPDGVHTIDLPENLGIPGGRNVGIAAFGPGGPCGPVDALLFLDDDGLLAHEDTAELVRQAFTADPRLGIISFRIADPETGLTQRRHVPRLRAADPMRSSRVTTFLGGANAVRTKVLTEVGDLPGEFFYAHEETDLAWRALDADWMIDYRSDMVLLHPTTPPSRHASYHFNVARNRVWLARRNLPAPLVPVYLGVWLLLTLARRPSLPALKAWIGGFREGWAVPCGPRRPMKWRTVWRLTRLGRPPVV